The following are from one region of the Malassezia vespertilionis chromosome 4, complete sequence genome:
- a CDS encoding uncharacterized protein (EggNog:ENOG503P1U5; COG:S), with protein MANTTARNAHTIHGTNPQFLIERIVRARIYDSPYWKEDCFALNAATLVDKAAALQYVGGTFGLQRPSPFLCLVCKLLQLQPEREIVLAYLEAEDLKYLRALAAMYVRMTFPPMDVYELLEPLLDDYRKVRWRDMAGQYSLSHMDEFVFDLLTEERVCGLILPRLTRRALLEEKGLRPRRSKLETALVLGDAEGLADEAYASDDSMQRIRTARSKKVQDADRTRAALRQREANALGYAVEEDYASQQEEEEEERMFVRIRGGSEEDWASGRSGGSVSPDRRSISPDRRSVSPDRRSISPDRRSVSPDRRSISPDRRSVSPDRRSISPDRRSVSPDRRSISPDRRSVSPDRRSISPDRSISPDRILSPRCMSISPDRDP; from the coding sequence ATGGCGAATacgacggcgcgcaacgcGCATACGATCCATGGAACGAACCCACAGTTCTTGATCGAGCGtattgtgcgtgcgcgtaTTTATGACTCGCCGTACTGGAAGGAGGACTGTTTTGCGCTGAACGCGGCGACGCTTGTGGAcaaggcagcggcgctgcagtaTGTGGGCGGCACGTTTGGATTGCAGCGGCCCAGTCCGTTTCTGTGCTTGGTGTGCAAGCtactgcagctgcagccAGAGCGAGAGATTGTGCTGGCATATTTGGAAGCGGAAGATCTTAAGTATctgcgcgcacttgcggcGATGTATGTGCGGATGACGTTTCCTCCTATGGACGTGtacgagctgctcgagccaTTGCTGGACGATTACCGCAAGGTACGGTGGCGGGATATGGCGGGACAGTACTCGCTCTCACATATGGACGAGTTTGTGTTTGACTTGCTGACGGAGGAGCGTGTATGCGGCTTGATTCTACCGAGATTgacgcggcgtgcattgcTGGAAGAAAAAGGGCTGCGGCCGCGCAGGTCGAAGCTCGAgacggcgcttgtgctgggCGATGCAGAAGGGCTTGCAGATGAGGCGTATGCGAGCGACGACAGCATGCAAAGGATTCGtactgcgcgcagcaagaagGTGCAGGATGCCGATCGGAcccgagcggcgctgcggcagcgaGAGGCGAATGCGTTGGGGTATGCTGTGGAAGAGGACTATGCGTCGCAgcaggaagaagaggaagaggagcgtATGTTTGTTCGGATTAGGGGAGGGAGTGAGGAGGATTGGGCAAGTGGCAGGAGTGGCGGGAGTGTCTCGCCGGACAGGAGGAGTATTTCGCCGGACAGGAGGAGTGTCTCGCCGGACAGGAGGAGTATTTCGCCGGACAGGAGGAGTGTCTCGCCGGACAGGAGGAGTATTTCGCCGGACAGGAGGAGTGTCTCGCCGGACAGGAGGAGTATTTCGCCGGACAGGAGGAGTGTCTCGCCGGACAGGAGGAGTATTTCGCCGGACAGGAGGAGTGTCTCGCCGGACAGGAGGAGTATTTCGCCGGACAGAAGTATCTCGCCGGATAGGATTCTCTCTCCTCGCTGCATGTCTATATCTCCGGATAGGGACCCGTGA
- the MYO2 gene encoding Myosin type-2 heavy chain 1 (EggNog:ENOG503NV49; TransMembrane:1 (i92-112o); COG:Z) → MAGWISATQTSAPSIGEDGSVTITFIVDDTGEERIVTTSVPNLLKSNGTAEELPPLRNPPLLEAADDLTGLSHLNEGSVLHTIMNRYQQRMIYTYSGIVLIAVNPFFSLNLYSPEIIQAYAGKRKGELEPHLFAVAEDAYRCMMRDQKNQTIVVSGESGAGKTMSAKYIMRYFATVEDPDKPRVRRSESGTDGMSATEEAILATNPIMEAFGNAKTTRNDNSSRFGKYLEIIFDKNYEIAGAKMRTYLLERSRLVYQPEIERNYHIFYQLCAGAPQELKDYLALAPASEYHYLRQGGAVNLAIAGVDDAEEFRSTERALATLGLGPAVQMHIFSLLAALLHLGNIVVSATRSDAAISSEDPSLLRAADTLGVDPALLRQWMLKRQMQLRGEKIMSNLSQTQATAVRDSVAKYVYTSLFDWLVVQMNKSLAPKEALEHASMIGVLDIYGFECFKQNSYEQFCINYANERLQHEFNRHVFKLEQEEYIAEQIPWEFIDFSDNQPCIDMIESKFGILSLLDEESRLPNGSDTAFLEKVYAQIPAKEELQPFLSKPRFGAQSSFSVRHYALDVTYEVDGFMEKNKDTVPDELLALLAGTSNEFLGGVLAAQGSAPEAAPVPGRKGPPAKKPTLGSQFKGSLGSLMDTINSTEVHYIRCIKPNDVKVAWEVEPQNILGQLRACGVLETIRISCAGYPSRWDFTDFVERYYLLAPSKHWNMSSMEGVMQLSKHILSATLDEGMYHVGLNKIFFRAGVLASFEQMRKNVLYARTRQIQTSWRKFHAQSRFQSLQRASLAIQVATRRHQAMLRFQTERVRRIALRLQTQVRAFLTRRRTNALRSTIVLLQTAWRAKKARQVAIATREAQDATGLQRLIRGALERRRVAQHCKKVVLVQSLYRRRCAKRAFAQRKTEAKSATHFQEVSYRLENKVVDLTQSLQTRTKENRELRAQLVDLQSQLATWQNRHEELGARARGLQEEVERPSVPTPKFEQIRTEGAQLTAQLDQAQERIIQLEHDIGTLQSQLNARMQEEQELAPDSVVQSLRSEIAVLREQLGRANALNAKNGGTVPLASAAARDGRRLSRRSADMSEGFEEEAEPDIYEPHVNPEEIIELLENEVQLDEDVLQGLVRYLKIPAPSLQNPPSMKEVLFPAHLISLVTNEMWKYGLVRESERFLANVMQTIQQHVMDFYAEEAVVPGIFWLSNVHEILSFVCIAESDMLQGVGPGIDGSARDFEWGDYERLVTIVKHDLDSLEYNIYHTFMQQAKKQLNKMVVPALVESQSLPGFITNDSGGRLLNRLLAGNHAPTYAMDDILGLLNKTWKCLKSYYVEPSVTQQAITELLKMIGVTSFNDLLMRRNFCSWKRAMQIQYNITRLEEWCKSHDMPEGSLQLEHLLQATKLLQLKKATMGDIDIIYDVCWMLTPTQIQKLISHYHVADYENPISPEILKAVASRVVPNDRNDHLLLPPEVDEAGPYELPVPREVTGIETYCPAYLNVPLLRNLASKVA, encoded by the exons ATGGCAG GATGGATCAGTGCGACGCAGACCTCCGCTCCCAGCATCGGCGAGGATGGCAGTGTAACGATTACATTCATTGTCGACGATACGGGCGAGGAGCGGATTGTGACGACGTCTGTTCCCAATCTTTTAAAATCAAACGGAACAGCGGAAGAGCTTCCTCCTTTGCGCAAtccgccgctgctcgaaGCGGCCGACGACCTCACCGGGCTGAGCCACTTGAACGAAGGGTCCG TGTTGCATACCATTATGAATCGCTaccagcagcgcatgatATACACGTACTCTGGTATTGTGCTGATTGCGGTTAACCCCTTTTTTTCCCTGAACCTGTATTCTCCTGAAATCATTCAGGCATACGCAGGAAAGCGCAAAGGGGAGTTGGAGCCCCACTTGTTTGCCGTAGCAGAGGATGCGTACCGCTGCATGATGCGTGACCAGAAGAACCAGACCATTGTGGTGAGTGGTGAGAGCGGTGCCGGCAAGACCATGTCTGCAAAGTACATTATGCGCTACTTTGCCACGGTCGAGGACCCCGACAAGCCGCGTGTACGGCGTTCAGAGAGCGGCACAGACGGCATGAGCGCTACGGAGGAGGCTATTTTAGCGACGAACCCCATTATGGAGGCGTTTGGCAATGCAAAGACGACGCGGAACGACAACTcgtcgcgctttggcaAGTATCTCGAGATTATTTTCGACAAAAATTACGAGATCGCAGGCGCCAAGATGCGCACGTATCTCCTGGAGCGCTCGCGCCTAGTCTACCAGCCAGAGATCGAGCGCAACTACCACATCTTTTACCAGCTGTGTGCTGGCGCACCGCAGGAACTGAAAGACtatcttgcgcttgcgcccgCCTCAGAATATCACTATTTGCGCcagggcggcgcagtgAATCTTGCGATTGCTGGCGTGGACGATGCAGAAGAGTTCCGCAGCACAGAGCGGGCCTTGGCGACGCTTGGCCTTGGCCCCGCAGTTCAGATGCACATCTTTAGTCTGCTTGCCGCCCTCCTGCATCTCGGCAACATTGTTGTGAGTGCcacacgcagcgacgcagccaTCTCGTCTGAGGATCCCAGCCTGCTGCGTGCTGCCGACACTCTCGGCGTCGATcccgcgctgctgcggcaaTGGATGCTCAAGCGCCAGATGCAGCTCCGCGGCGAGAAGATCATGTCGAACCTGTCTCAGACGCAGGCGACGGCGGTGCGTGATTCGGTCGCGAAGTACGTCTACACGAGCCTATTCGACTGGCTCGTCGTCCAGATGAACAAGTCGCTCGCGCCGAAagaggcgctggagcacGCGTCCATGATTGGCGTGCTTGACATTTACGGGTTCGAGTGTTTCAAGCAAAACTCGTACGAGCAGTTCTGCATTAACTACGCCAACGAGCGTCTGCAGCACGAGTTCAATCGGCACGTATTTAAGCTCGAGCAGGAAGAgtacattgccgagcagaTTCCGTGGGAGTTTATCGACTTCTCGGACAACCAGCCGTGCATTGATATGATTGAGTCTAAGTTTGGCATTCTTTCCCTCCTCGACGAAGAGTCCAGGCTGCCCAATGGCTCCGACACTGCTTTCTTGGAAAAGGTCTACGCGCAGATCCCTGCCAAGGAGGAGTTGCAGCCCTTCTTgtccaagccgcgctttggcgcacagTCGTCCTTCTCCGTGCGCCACTATGCGCTGGATGTCACATACGAAGTGGATGGATTTATGGAAAAGAACAAGGATACGGTTCCCGACGAGCTACTCGCCTTGCTTGCGGGCACAAGCAATGAATTTTTGGGCGgtgtgcttgcagcgcagggCTCTGCGCCCGAAgcggcgcctgtgccggGCCGCAAAGGGCCGCCGGCCAAGAAGCCGACGCTGGGCAGCCAATTTAAAGGCTCTCTCGGCAGTCTCATGGACACGATCAACAGCACCGAGGTGCACTACATTCGGTGCATCAAGCCTAACGACGTCAAAGTCGCATGGGAAGTTGAGCCACAAAACATTCTtggccagctgcgcgcgtgcggcgtcTTGGAAACGATTCGGATCAGCTGTGCGGGCTACCCAAGCCGCTGGGACTTTACCGACTTTGTAGAGCGATACTACCTCCTTGCTCCGAGCAAGCACTGGAACATGTCGTCGATGGAGGGTGTGATGCAACTCTCCAAGCACATCTTGTCGGCGACCCTGGACGAGGGGATGTACCATGTCGGTCTTAACAAGATCTTCTTCCGCGCAGGCGTCTTGGCGTCCTTCGAGCAGATGCGCAAGAATGTGCTTTACGCACGCACCCGCCAAATCCAAACGTCCTGGCGCAAGTTCCACGCCCAGAGCCGGTTCCAGTctttgcagcgtgcatcgctcgcaATTCAAGTCGCCACGCGTCGGCACCAGGCCATGCTGCGATTCCAGACagagcgtgtgcgccgcatagCGCTCCGACTGCAgacgcaagtgcgcgcttttcttacgcggcgccgcaccaatgcactgcgcagtACCATTGTTCTCCTCCAGACCGCctggcgcgcgaaaaaagcgcgccaagtggccattgcgacgcgcgaagcgcaggacgcgaccggtctgcagcgcctcattcgcggcgctttagaacgccgccgcgtcgcacAACACTGCAAAAAGGTGGTGCTTGTCCAGTCGCTCTACCGCCGCCGttgcgccaaacgcgcatttgcgcagcgcaagacCGAGGCAAAGAGTGCGACGCACTTTCAAGAAGTGTCCTACCGCCTGGAAAACAAAGTTGTGGATCTCACACAGTCTTTGCAAACGCGCACGAAGGAGAATCGCGAgcttcgcgcgcagctcgtcgaccTCCAGAGCCAGCTAGCAACGTGGCAAAACAGGCACGAAGagctcggtgcgcgcgcgcgcgggcTCCAAGAAGAAGTCGAACGCCCTTCTGTGCCCACGCCCAAGTTTGAGCAGATCCGTACAGAGGGTGCGCAGCTCACTGCCCAGCTTGACCAGGCTCAGGAGCGGATCATCCAGCTGGAGCATGACATTGGCACGCTCCAGTCGCAGCtcaatgcacgcatgcaAGAGGAGCAGGAGCTTGCGCCCGACTCTGTCGTCCAGTCGCTCCGCAGCGAGATTGCCGTTCTGCGCGAGCAATTGGGCCGGGCCAATGCGCTCAACGCCAAGAACGGCGGCACTGTTCCGCTCGCTtctgccgctgcgcgcgatggcAGACGTCTTTCGCGTCGTTCGGCGGACATGAGCGAAGGCTTCGAAGAAGAGGCCGAGCCCGACATATACGAGCCACATGTCAACCCTGAAGAGATTATTGAGCTGCTGGAGAACGAGGTGCAGCTTGACGAGGATGTGCTGCAAGGGCTAGTGCGCTACCTCAAGATTcccgcgccgtcgctgcagaATCCGCCGTCGATGAAGGAAGTCTTGTTCCCAGCGCACTTGATCAGTCTTGTCACCAACGAGATGTGGAAGTATGGActtgtgcgcgagagcgAGCGGTTCCTTGCCAATGTCATGCAGACGATCCAGCAGCACGTTATGGATTTCTACGCAGAGGAGGCCGTTGTCCCGGGCATTTTCTGGCTCTCCAACGTCCACGAAATTTTGTCGTTTGTGTGCATTGCAGAGAGCGATATGCTCCAAGGTGTGGGACCGGGCATCGATGGCTCTGCACGCGACTTTGAGTGGGGCGACTACGAGCGGCTGGTCACCATTGTCAAGCACGACCTAGACAGCCTGGAGTACAATATCTACCACACGTTTATGCAGCAGGCAAAGAAGCAGCTGAACAAGATGGTCGTGCCTGCATTGGTCGAGTCGCAGTCGCTCCCGGGCTTTATCACCAACGACTCGGGCGGCAGGCTCCTCAACAGGCTTCTCGCCGGGAATCATGCGCCGACGTACGCCATGGACGATATCCTCGGCCTCTTGAACAAGACGTGGAAGTGCTTGAAGAGCTACTATGTCGAGCCGAGTGTCACGCAGCAGGCCATCACGGAGCTGCTCAAAATGATCGGCGTGACGAGCTTCAACGACTTGctcatgcgccgcaacttTTGCTCCTGGAAGCGGGCGATGCAAATCCAGTACAATATCACGCGCTTGGAAGAGTGGTGCAAGTCGCATGATATGCCAGAGGGatcgctgcagctcgagcatTTGCTCCAGGCGACCAAGCTTTTGCAGCTGAAGAAGGCGACGATGGGCGATATTGATATCATCTACGATGTGTGCTGGATGCTTACTCCTACTCAGATTCAGAAGCTCATCAGCCACTACCACGTCGCGGACTACGAGAATCCGATCTCACCAGAAATTCTCAAGGCGGTTGCAAGTCGTGTCGTGCCAAACGACCGCAACGACCATCTTTTGCTGCCGCCAGAGGTAGACGAGGCTGGGCCATACGAGCTGCCTGTTCCGCGCGAGGTTACTGGGATCGAGACGTACTGCCCGGCGTACCTgaatgtgccgctgctgcgcaacttGGCGAGTAAAGTCGCGTGA
- a CDS encoding uncharacterized protein (TransMembrane:12 (i86-107o113-136i148-171o209-230i237-259o298-317i337-356o376-397i409-442o448-471i483-502o508-527i); EggNog:ENOG503NV4N; COG:E) → MSHFVSADAADYVSLEQKLLVTTAEDGGDGIVDSVAVEVPAVETHDPWHHRKTTHGMPDEGIAAAVLHGAPSLRSRDARKLGTWDGVFMPVTLNVLGIILFLRFGFILGQVGLVGAIFLLMLSYGVDTLTVLNLNAISTNGQVRGGGAYYLISRSLGPEFGGSVGLVFFLGQAFNATMNVLGCVESLTGALGYARGAIPLLPDGPWAEYLYGSMLLWASTLICFFGSSFFARATLMLAVVLSVAVFSIIVSSALMPPFVDAARHIHYTSWSLTTFFENMWPHFTAGADGSSISPQKETWRSVFGVLFPAVCGVLAGASMSGDLRKPSKSIPKGTNCALLFTFLLYVFVFILMAATISRASLYENVRIISAVSRWPGVILLGELASCGFSALMGVMACAKILQAIARDDLLPILGVFAQGTAAGDVPVYALLATCILCQLTLLLDQINLIAQLVTMTTLLTFAVLCAATFALKAGGAPSFRPSFRYWNIWTAGAGTLVSFAAMLFADPYVASVCVVFAAVLFILIQVLSSPKPWGDVSHNVTYHFVRKYLLRLDERKGHVKYWRPQILLLANNPRTEWNLIMFCNSLKKGALYILGHVLKGDFHACLPELHKQHLAWLKLVDVSKVKAFVDIVVADNEREGARNLILSAGLGGMRPNIIVLGFPSEMQLPSEVHRGPISTRTCASVPTLPTDASRLETPIACQTYVGILEDALALNKALAMAYGFDALHLPGPSSVAHYQRAAQDQYIDLWPIQIANRAERDEPRWDTYTMVLQLGTILSFTGTWKEHKLRVSVFVEHAEEIETERVRVRKLLDNLRIPASLRVFCLASGKVARYDAIALGKRALDAQVAAAFQDDAWWHQVCAARQARDASAIPHSAPIQLSRAHVRHDCIPHEHLAYHYSNIRLGLAHPRAHSTEETDSDDGQSEYEDDLEDTLANLAVDWDPTYQRAMRPLAACGAGTSYGALSVSQRTVTPITVQTAPAQDPPAPEQRIEANSTPTASRRASFVPAMGSCAVRFNDLPNQAQYMILNELIRTNSGNSTSVVFTVLPAPEPGTSLSREKSASYLHQLKTLYGGGPPVMGVHAKSLTVTMSL, encoded by the coding sequence ATGTCGCACTTTGTGTCGGCGGATGCGGCGGACTATGTGTCATTGGAGCAAAAGCTCCTTGTAACTACCGCTGAAGACGGCGGGGATGGTATTGTGGATAGTGTCGCGGTTGAAGTGCCCGCCGTAGAGACACACGACCCATGGCACCACCGCAAAACAACGCACGGCATGCCTGACGAAGGCATTGCTGCCGCTGTgttgcacggcgcgccgtccttgcgctcgcgcgatGCTCGCAAGCTCGGTACATGGGATGGTGTATTTATGCCAGTGACGCTCAACGTGCTCGGGATCATTTTATTTCTGCGCTTCGGCTTCATTCTCGGGCAGGTCGGTCTGGTCGGCGCCATTTTTCTTCTTATGCTGAGTTACGGCGTGGATACATTGACAGTGTTGAATTTGAATGCGATTAGTACGAATGGCCAagtgcgcggcggtggcgcCTACTACCtcatctcgcgctcgctggGCCCTGAATTTGGTGGCTCGGTTGGCCTCGTCTTTTTTCTTGGGCAGGCGTTCAATGCGACGATGAACGTGCTTGGGTGTGTCGAGAGCCTGACCGGTGCGCTTGGGTATGCGCGTGGTGCCATTCCACTTCTTCCGGATGGCCCGTGGGCCGAGTACTTGTACGGCTCCATGCTCCTCTGGGCGAGTACATTGATCTGCTTCTTTGGCTCGTctttctttgcgcgcgcaacacTCATGCTCGCCGTCGTGCTCAGTGTCGCGGTGTTCAGCATTATTGTGTCTTCAGCACTGATGCCACCGTTTgtggacgcggcgcgccacaTCCACTACACGAGCTGGTCGCTCACGACCTTCTTCGAAAACATGTGGCCACACTTTACCGCCGGCGCTGACGGCTCGTCGATCTCGCCGCAAAAAGAAACGTGGCGCTCTGTCTTTGGCGTCCTTTTTCCAGCGGTATGTGGCGTGCTTGCGGGTGCATCCATGTCTGGCGACCTGCGCAAGCCGAGCAAGAGCATTCCCAAAGGCACCAACTGTGCGCTCCTATTCACATTTTTACTCTACGTCTTTGTCTTTATTCTCATGGCCGCGACTATTTCTCGTGCATCGCTGTACGAGAACGTGCGGATCATCAGCGCTGTTTCGCGCTGGCCCGGCGTGATTCTACTCGGGGAGCTTGCCAGCTGCGGCTTCTCTGCGCTCATGGGCGTCATGGCATGCGCCAAAATTTTGCAAgcgattgcgcgcgacgatctGCTCCCTATTTTGGGCGTGTTTGCGCAGGGCACCGCGGCAGGCGACGTGCCTGTCtatgcgctcctcgcgaCGTGCATTCTTTGCCAGCTGACCCTCTTGCTCGATCAAATCAACTTGATCGCCCAGCTTGTGACCATGACGACATTGCTCACCTTTGCCGTTttgtgcgctgcaacgTTTGCATTGAAAGCAGGCGGTGCTCCTTCCTTCCGCCCCTCGTTCCGCTACTGGAATATATGGACCGCCGGCGCGGGCACGCTAGTGTCGTTCGCCGCCATGCTCTTTGCCGATCCGTACGTTGCGTCCGTCTGCGTCGTCTTCGCCGCCGTCCTCTTTATCTTGATTCAGGTGCTGTCTTCGCCCAAGCCATGGGGCGACGTCTCGCACAATGTCACCTACCACTTTGTGCGCAAGTacctgctgcgcctcgatgaGCGCAAAGGGCACGTCAAGTACTGGCGCCCCCAAATCCTTCTCCTCGCCAACAATCCGCGCACCGAGTGGAACTTGATCATGTTTTGCAACTCGCTAAAAAAAGGTGCGCTCTACATCCTTGGGCATGTACTCAAAGGCGACTTTCACGCGTGTCTTCCAGAGCTGCACAAACAGCACTTGGCGTGGCTCAAGCTGGTCGATGTGAGCAAGGTTAAGGCGTTTGTCGATATCGTCGTTGCAGACAACGAGCGCGAAGGCGCACGCAACCTCATCCTCTCTGCCGGACTCGGCGGGATGCGCCCGAATATCATTGTGCTGGGCTTCCCGTCCGAGATGCAGCTACCCAGCGAGGTGCACAGAGGGCCGATCAGCACCCGCACTTGTGCAAGTGTACCGACGCTGCCTACCGACGCTTCGCGTCTTGAAACGCCCATCGCTTGCCAGACGTATGTAGGCATTCtcgaggatgcgcttgcgctgaaCAAGGCGCTTGCCATGGCGTATGGCTTCGATGCCTTGCACCTCCCCGGCCCCTCTTCGGTTGCCCATTACCAGCGCGCAGCCCAAGACCAGTACATCGATCTGTGGCCGATCCAAATTGCAAATCGTGCCGAAAGAGacgagccgcgctgggATACATATACCAtggtgctgcagctcggcacAATTCTCAGTTTTACAGGGACATGGAAGGAACACAAGCTGCGTGTGAGTGTGTTtgtcgagcacgccgaggagATCGAGAcggagcgcgtgcgtgtgcgcaaaCTCTTGGATAATTTGCGCATTCCTGCGAGTTTACGCGTGTTTTGCCTCGCGTCGGGCAAGGTGGCGCGCTACGATGCCATTGCactcggcaagcgcgctcTCGATGCACAggtcgctgcagcattcCAGGACGACGCATGGTGGCATCAGGTATGTGCGGCGaggcaagcgcgcgatgcctCGGCCATTCCACACTCTGCTCCGATCCAGCTTTCGAGAGCACATGTGCGGCACGATTGCATTCCGCATGAGCACCTTGCGTATCATTACAGCAACATCCGgcttggccttgcgcatcctcgcgcacacAGCACCGAGGAAACGGACAGCGACGACGGCCAGTCGGAGTACGAGGATGATTTGGAGGATACGCTGGCGAACTTAGCCGTCGATTGGGATCCAACATACCAGCGTGCAATGCGACCACTCGCTGCATGCGGAGCGGGAACGTCGTATGGGGCATTGAGCGTTTCACAGCGCACCGTCACACCGATCACGGTGCAAACTGCTCCGGCGCAGGACCCTCCAGCTCCCGAGCAGCGCATAGAGGCAAACAGTACGCCGactgcgtcgcggcgcgcttcgttTGTGCCGGCGATGGGCTCGTGTGCCGTGCGTTTTAATGATTTGCCGAATCAGGCGCAGTACATGATCTTGAACGAGCTGATCCGCACAAATTCAGGGAATAGCACCTCGGTTGTGTTTACCGTGCTCCCGGCGCCAGAGCCTGGGACGTCGCTGAGCCGCGAAAAGAGTGCTAGTTATTTGCACCAACTGAAGACGCTGTATGGAGGAGGGCCGCCGGTGATGGGCGTTCATGCCAAGTCGCTTACGGTAACGATGTCGCTGTAA